From the Vibrio alginolyticus NBRC 15630 = ATCC 17749 genome, one window contains:
- a CDS encoding YbaY family lipoprotein → MKKTLLLVTSLLFGAALVGCQTSQNTEMESTEASMKTITGTVAYRERIALPPNAVVTIALEDVSLADAPAKVLAKQTFETEGKQVPLSFELSYDSNEIKPNHRYSVRARIEVDGKLRFISDTHNGVITDEAQTHQLDIRLVGTR, encoded by the coding sequence ATGAAAAAAACACTACTACTTGTTACTTCTCTACTCTTTGGGGCTGCGTTAGTGGGTTGCCAAACTTCTCAAAATACAGAAATGGAATCTACAGAAGCGTCAATGAAGACGATTACAGGTACAGTGGCTTATCGCGAGCGGATTGCCTTGCCACCAAACGCAGTGGTTACTATTGCGTTAGAAGATGTGTCCTTGGCGGATGCGCCAGCAAAAGTGTTGGCGAAACAGACATTCGAAACAGAAGGTAAGCAAGTTCCTCTTTCTTTTGAGTTGAGTTACGACAGCAATGAAATCAAACCAAACCATCGTTACAGCGTTCGTGCTCGCATTGAGGTAGATGGAAAGCTGCGTTTTATCAGCGACACACATAACGGTGTTATTACAGATGAAGCACAAACTCACCAATTAGATATTCGTCTAGTTGGAACACGTTAA
- the tesB gene encoding acyl-CoA thioesterase II — translation MSKPLRELLSLLQLEKLEEGLFRGQSENLGLPQVYGGQVIGQALSAARYTVEETRTVHSFHSYFLYPGDPEKPIIYDVENLRDGRSFSTRRVKAIQNGRPIFYLTASYHGDQPGFDHQKEMPDIPGPENFASESELASHIAEFLPKRLRKTFCGEKPIETRPVTVINPLKPKKAEPKQYLWIRANGEMPENQLIHQYLLAYASDWGFLVTAMHPHEVSLMTPNFQVATIDHSIWFHRPFKMDEWLLYAIESPTASNTRGLVRGEIYNQQGHLVATAVQEGVMRYTK, via the coding sequence ATGAGTAAACCACTACGAGAATTGCTCAGCCTACTACAACTCGAAAAATTAGAAGAAGGCTTGTTTCGTGGCCAAAGTGAAAACCTAGGTTTGCCTCAAGTTTATGGCGGTCAAGTAATTGGGCAAGCGCTTTCTGCTGCGCGCTACACCGTTGAAGAAACACGCACGGTACACTCCTTCCATAGCTATTTTTTGTACCCTGGCGATCCAGAAAAACCTATTATTTATGATGTAGAAAATCTGAGAGATGGCCGTAGCTTTAGCACTAGACGCGTAAAAGCAATTCAAAATGGACGCCCTATTTTTTACCTAACCGCATCCTACCATGGCGATCAACCTGGGTTTGATCATCAAAAAGAAATGCCAGATATCCCTGGTCCAGAAAACTTTGCCTCAGAGAGTGAGCTCGCAAGCCATATTGCAGAATTTCTACCCAAACGCTTACGCAAAACATTTTGCGGGGAAAAGCCAATCGAAACTCGCCCCGTTACGGTTATCAACCCTTTGAAGCCCAAAAAAGCAGAACCCAAACAGTACCTTTGGATTCGTGCTAATGGTGAAATGCCAGAGAATCAGCTAATTCACCAGTACCTTCTGGCCTACGCATCCGATTGGGGATTCCTTGTAACAGCAATGCATCCACATGAAGTCTCATTAATGACGCCTAACTTTCAAGTGGCCACCATTGACCACTCTATCTGGTTCCATCGCCCGTTTAAGATGGATGAATGGCTTCTATATGCGATAGAGAGCCCAACGGCGAGCAATACTCGTGGGTTGGTCCGTGGCGAAATATACAACCAGCAAGGTCACTTAGTGGCGACCGCCGTGCAAGAAGGGGTGATGCGCTACACGAAATAG
- a CDS encoding DUF1244 domain-containing protein — MAEFKYKNLTQEEQDKLDAATFRRLLAHLDANKDVQNIDLMILAGFCRNCFSKWYKSEAENLGLDLDIDDARERVYGMTYDEWKQNHQPAATPEQLAAFEARQKK; from the coding sequence GTGGCTGAATTCAAATACAAAAACTTGACTCAAGAAGAACAAGATAAGTTAGACGCGGCGACATTTCGCCGTTTATTGGCGCATTTAGATGCTAACAAAGACGTACAAAACATCGACCTGATGATCCTTGCGGGCTTCTGTCGCAACTGCTTTAGCAAATGGTATAAATCTGAGGCTGAAAATCTCGGTTTGGATTTAGATATTGATGACGCTCGCGAACGTGTTTACGGCATGACTTACGATGAATGGAAACAAAATCATCAACCAGCGGCAACGCCAGAACAATTGGCTGCGTTTGAAGCGCGCCAGAAAAAGTAA
- a CDS encoding efflux RND transporter periplasmic adaptor subunit, with product MSMKATLSLSVLTLSILLSSPSVCAAMRGGSAVTVVTEQVETHEINQSLTLIGKLKAAESVVVASEVAGKVNQIAVKANQNVQQDQLLIKLDDDKAQAALIEAKAYLKDEQRKLKEFQRLVKRNAITQTEIDAQKASVEIAQARLDAAQANLADLHITAPFSGTVGFIDFSRGKMVSAGTELLTLDDLSVMELDLQVPERYLSMLSIGMEVIAKTSAWGSQTFTGKVTGIDTRISAETLNLRVRIEFDNPENQLKPGMLMNASLAFPAIKAPIIPVQALEYSGTKRFVYVIDENNKATRQEVSLGARVGNEVVIESGVEIGDKIVVQGIVNMRDGVEVKEIVAPLKANTTDVTRNDSESDEEEN from the coding sequence ATGAGCATGAAAGCCACGTTATCGTTATCTGTTTTAACGCTTTCTATATTACTGAGTTCTCCATCGGTTTGCGCTGCGATGCGAGGAGGCTCAGCGGTTACCGTTGTGACTGAACAAGTAGAAACGCACGAGATCAATCAATCCTTAACTCTTATCGGCAAATTAAAGGCAGCGGAGTCTGTGGTTGTCGCATCGGAAGTCGCCGGCAAAGTGAATCAAATCGCTGTTAAAGCGAATCAAAATGTCCAGCAAGACCAGCTATTAATTAAGTTAGATGACGATAAGGCTCAAGCCGCTTTGATTGAGGCAAAGGCGTACCTTAAAGATGAACAGCGTAAGTTAAAAGAGTTCCAACGTTTGGTTAAGCGGAATGCGATTACTCAAACTGAAATCGATGCACAAAAAGCCAGTGTTGAAATAGCACAAGCGAGGCTTGATGCTGCTCAAGCCAATTTAGCTGATCTCCATATTACTGCCCCATTTTCTGGCACTGTTGGTTTTATCGATTTTAGCCGCGGCAAAATGGTCAGTGCCGGTACTGAACTTTTGACGTTGGATGATCTTTCCGTCATGGAACTGGATTTACAAGTACCGGAGCGCTATTTATCGATGCTTTCTATTGGTATGGAAGTCATCGCTAAAACCAGTGCATGGGGTAGCCAGACCTTTACTGGTAAAGTCACAGGTATTGATACGCGGATCAGCGCCGAAACACTGAATCTTCGCGTGCGTATTGAGTTTGATAACCCAGAAAATCAATTGAAGCCGGGCATGTTGATGAACGCTTCACTAGCATTTCCTGCTATTAAGGCGCCAATCATTCCTGTTCAAGCACTTGAATACTCCGGAACTAAACGTTTTGTATATGTAATTGATGAAAATAACAAAGCTACTCGTCAAGAAGTGTCGCTAGGTGCTCGTGTTGGCAACGAGGTGGTGATCGAATCTGGTGTTGAGATTGGTGACAAGATTGTGGTTCAAGGCATTGTTAACATGCGTGATGGTGTCGAAGTGAAAGAAATTGTCGCGCCACTAAAAGCGAACACCACGGATGTGACACGCAATGACAGTGAATCGGATGAGGAAGAAAACTAA
- a CDS encoding VP0952 family biofilm-associated protein: protein MILSTLQFFVTTLLAVVCVRAMSLSEGDIPVLALMIPALWVLPQGGFAGLVLLGAMMAFGATLSMQPIALSVGVLILFPLLMVVFSRRSSLGVLLTAGLIVLTLQVGLMVTQQGGKLDGFAWVTVVQTIAVMAMWWSAAHWTPSNKHSWWPLFLLLPLWIAGLPYAVLMALSLTGMLASMEALAKLQHTIRWSKLLCWTLPTVGFAALVVSPTTDVPNPVFVVWICLLGTAWMTDYILRSSDEQAEL, encoded by the coding sequence ATGATTTTATCGACACTTCAATTTTTCGTTACGACCTTACTCGCTGTTGTCTGCGTTCGGGCGATGAGTTTGAGCGAGGGTGACATTCCCGTTCTTGCACTTATGATCCCCGCGCTGTGGGTTCTGCCACAAGGTGGGTTCGCTGGCCTAGTATTACTGGGCGCGATGATGGCTTTTGGTGCGACACTCTCAATGCAGCCAATTGCTTTGTCGGTTGGTGTTTTGATCCTTTTCCCACTTTTAATGGTGGTATTTTCTCGTAGAAGCTCTTTAGGTGTGTTGCTCACCGCTGGTCTTATTGTACTTACACTGCAAGTTGGTCTTATGGTCACACAGCAAGGCGGTAAGCTGGATGGTTTTGCTTGGGTTACAGTGGTTCAAACCATTGCGGTTATGGCGATGTGGTGGTCGGCTGCGCATTGGACGCCATCCAATAAACACAGCTGGTGGCCGTTGTTTTTGTTGCTCCCATTGTGGATTGCAGGCCTACCGTACGCCGTTCTTATGGCGTTAAGTTTGACGGGAATGTTAGCGTCAATGGAAGCACTTGCGAAGCTTCAACATACCATTCGTTGGAGCAAATTATTATGTTGGACATTGCCGACTGTGGGTTTTGCCGCTTTAGTCGTCAGCCCGACCACGGATGTGCCAAACCCTGTTTTCGTGGTTTGGATCTGTTTGTTAGGGACGGCTTGGATGACTGACTATATTTTACGTAGTAGCGATGAACAGGCTGAATTATGA
- a CDS encoding porin family protein, with protein sequence MKNAILLLSALTISVPTLAAQEQAHQSYFYLGAGNVGFDTPYFGSDRDNEWSTPHITVGWGYHINQYLAFEGVLRYSQNELKNDALKTDLDLHYYQAGMSAVVTSDNLGDTPLSLFGRVTALGTQAEMYVPNEQKVTDDSGALFNIGAGVHWDMSKDIWLRAEYIYNVADMGFEDFYDSYEGVQISLGKRF encoded by the coding sequence ATGAAAAACGCCATTCTATTATTGTCTGCCTTGACCATTAGCGTGCCAACTTTAGCTGCTCAAGAACAAGCTCATCAATCTTATTTTTATCTGGGTGCTGGTAACGTTGGTTTTGATACACCGTATTTCGGCTCGGATAGAGACAATGAGTGGTCAACACCACATATCACAGTTGGCTGGGGTTACCATATAAACCAATACCTCGCGTTTGAAGGGGTTCTGCGCTATTCACAAAATGAACTTAAGAACGATGCTCTAAAAACTGACTTAGATCTTCACTATTACCAAGCAGGTATGTCTGCTGTTGTAACAAGTGATAACTTAGGCGATACGCCGCTGTCACTGTTTGGTCGCGTAACTGCGCTTGGCACTCAAGCTGAAATGTATGTTCCAAACGAACAAAAAGTCACAGATGATTCAGGCGCGCTATTCAACATCGGTGCTGGTGTCCATTGGGATATGAGCAAAGATATCTGGTTACGCGCAGAGTACATTTATAATGTCGCGGATATGGGTTTTGAAGATTTTTACGACAGCTACGAAGGTGTACAAATCAGCCTAGGGAAACGCTTCTAA
- the vmeF gene encoding multidrug efflux RND transporter permease subunit VmeF → MLLSDVSVKRPVAALVLSMLLCVFGFVSFTKLAVREMPDIESPVVSISTRYEGASATIIESQITSVLEDQLSGISGVDEISSTTRNSMSRITITFELGYDLNTGVSDVRDAVARAQRSLPDEADDPIVYKNNGSGEASLYINLSSAEMDRTQLTDYAERVLMDRFSLISGVSSIDLSGGLYKVMYVKLKPELMAGRSVTASDITSALRSENLESPGGEVRNDSTVMSVRTARTYNTPEDFQYLVIKRASDNTPIYLKDVADVFIGAENENSTFKSDGVVNISLGVVPQSDANPLEVAKLVRSEVDNIQKFLPEGTRLAIDYDATVFIERSIEEVYSTLFITGGLVILVLYIFIGQARATLIPAVTVPVSLISSFIAAYYFGFSINLITLMALILSIGLVVDDAIVVVENIFHHIERGESPLLAAYKGTREVGFAVIATTLVLVMVFLPISFMDGMVGLLFTEFSVLLAMSVIFSSLIALTLTPVLGSQILKANVKPNRFNEAVDRLFSKLESGYRALLKGALKVRWAAPLVILACLGGSYFLMNQVPAQLTPQEDRGVIFAFVRGADATSYNRMSANMDIVEDRLMPLLGQGYLKSFSIQTPAFGGQAGDQTGFVIMILEDWNERDITAQQALNKVRKELAGIPDVRVFPFMPGFQGGSSEPVQFVLGGSDYDELVVWAEMLKNKAEESPMMEGAEIDYSEKTPELLVTVDRQRAAELGVSVKDISDTLEIMLGGKSETTYVERGEEYDVYLRGDENSFNNAADLSQIYLRTNSGQLVTLDAVTKIEEVAASIRLSHYNKQKSITITANLSEGFTLGDALNYLDQEAIDNLPGDISVSYSGESKDFKENQASVAVVFALALLVAYLVLAAQFESFVNPLVVMFTVPMGVFGGFLGLVIMGQGMNIYSQIGMIMLIGMVTKNGILIVEFANQLRDRGVEFEKAIIDAAARRLRPILMTAFTTLAGAIPLIVSTGAGYESRIAVGTVIFFGMGFATLVTLFVIPAMYRLISAKTQAPGHVEAELNKAISHDTKGRIAHP, encoded by the coding sequence ATGTTACTGTCCGACGTTTCAGTTAAACGCCCTGTCGCGGCGTTGGTTCTGAGCATGCTGTTGTGTGTGTTTGGCTTTGTGTCATTCACCAAATTAGCCGTTCGTGAAATGCCTGATATAGAAAGCCCAGTCGTTTCTATCAGTACGCGTTATGAGGGTGCATCGGCGACTATTATTGAAAGCCAAATTACCTCCGTTTTGGAAGACCAGCTTTCTGGGATCAGTGGGGTTGATGAAATTAGCTCCACTACTCGTAACAGCATGTCGCGTATCACGATCACGTTTGAGTTAGGTTACGATCTCAACACAGGTGTGAGCGACGTGCGTGATGCCGTAGCTCGTGCTCAGCGCTCGCTACCTGATGAAGCGGATGACCCTATTGTTTATAAGAACAATGGCTCGGGAGAGGCGTCGCTCTACATCAATCTCAGTTCTGCAGAGATGGACCGTACTCAATTAACCGATTATGCCGAACGTGTATTGATGGACCGCTTTAGCCTGATCTCTGGGGTTAGCTCCATTGATCTCTCCGGTGGTTTGTACAAGGTCATGTACGTGAAGCTTAAGCCAGAACTAATGGCTGGACGTTCAGTTACAGCTTCGGACATTACATCAGCTTTACGAAGTGAGAACCTAGAAAGCCCAGGTGGTGAAGTTCGCAACGACTCAACAGTAATGTCCGTGCGTACGGCTCGTACTTATAACACGCCTGAAGATTTTCAATATCTTGTCATTAAACGCGCAAGCGACAATACACCTATCTATTTAAAAGATGTAGCAGATGTCTTCATTGGTGCAGAAAACGAAAACTCAACCTTCAAAAGTGATGGTGTAGTAAACATCAGTCTTGGTGTGGTACCGCAGTCAGACGCAAACCCGTTAGAAGTAGCGAAGCTGGTTAGGTCTGAAGTCGATAACATCCAGAAGTTCTTACCAGAAGGTACACGTCTTGCGATAGATTACGACGCGACAGTGTTTATCGAGCGTTCAATCGAAGAGGTGTACAGCACGCTATTTATCACGGGCGGCTTGGTGATTTTGGTATTGTACATTTTCATCGGCCAAGCTCGTGCAACCTTAATTCCTGCGGTTACTGTACCTGTTTCTCTGATTTCGTCGTTCATTGCCGCGTACTACTTTGGGTTTTCTATCAACTTGATCACCTTGATGGCGTTGATATTATCGATTGGTTTGGTGGTTGATGACGCAATTGTGGTTGTAGAGAATATCTTCCACCATATTGAACGCGGTGAATCGCCATTACTCGCCGCATATAAAGGCACAAGAGAGGTTGGTTTTGCTGTTATAGCAACAACATTAGTGCTGGTGATGGTGTTCTTACCGATCTCCTTTATGGATGGCATGGTAGGTCTACTATTTACAGAGTTTTCTGTATTGCTGGCTATGTCGGTCATATTCTCCTCTTTGATTGCCCTGACGCTGACTCCTGTATTAGGTAGTCAGATTTTGAAAGCGAATGTAAAACCAAATCGATTCAATGAAGCGGTTGATCGCTTGTTTAGCAAGCTTGAGAGTGGCTATCGCGCATTATTGAAAGGCGCATTAAAAGTACGTTGGGCTGCTCCGCTGGTGATTCTAGCTTGTTTGGGCGGTAGCTATTTCTTGATGAATCAGGTACCGGCCCAGCTGACCCCACAAGAAGATCGCGGTGTGATATTCGCGTTTGTGCGCGGTGCAGATGCTACGTCATACAATCGTATGTCAGCCAATATGGATATTGTCGAAGACCGATTGATGCCATTACTAGGGCAAGGTTATCTGAAGTCATTCAGCATCCAAACGCCAGCGTTTGGTGGCCAGGCAGGAGACCAGACAGGCTTTGTGATCATGATTCTAGAAGATTGGAACGAACGTGATATCACGGCTCAGCAAGCCCTTAACAAAGTACGGAAAGAATTGGCAGGTATCCCAGATGTTCGAGTGTTCCCATTTATGCCAGGTTTCCAAGGTGGTTCGAGTGAGCCAGTTCAGTTCGTATTAGGCGGCTCTGATTACGATGAGCTCGTTGTTTGGGCTGAAATGCTAAAGAACAAAGCAGAAGAATCACCAATGATGGAAGGAGCAGAGATAGATTACTCGGAAAAAACGCCTGAGTTATTGGTTACAGTTGACCGACAGCGTGCCGCAGAGCTAGGAGTCAGTGTTAAAGACATTTCTGACACCCTAGAAATCATGCTCGGTGGTAAAAGCGAAACGACTTATGTTGAGCGTGGCGAAGAGTACGATGTGTATCTTCGCGGTGATGAAAATAGCTTTAATAATGCTGCAGATTTAAGTCAGATTTATCTGCGCACGAATAGCGGTCAGCTAGTGACGTTAGATGCGGTCACAAAAATTGAAGAAGTGGCGGCCTCTATTCGTCTTTCTCACTACAACAAACAGAAGTCCATCACTATTACTGCCAACCTGTCGGAAGGTTTTACATTAGGAGATGCGCTGAATTACCTAGACCAGGAAGCCATCGACAACTTACCGGGTGACATTTCGGTGAGTTATTCGGGGGAGTCGAAAGACTTTAAAGAGAACCAAGCGAGTGTTGCTGTTGTGTTTGCATTGGCACTGCTAGTGGCGTATCTCGTGTTGGCGGCTCAGTTTGAAAGCTTCGTAAACCCGTTAGTGGTCATGTTTACGGTGCCGATGGGTGTATTTGGTGGCTTTCTTGGTTTGGTTATTATGGGCCAAGGTATGAACATTTATAGTCAGATCGGCATGATCATGTTGATTGGTATGGTGACGAAAAACGGTATTTTGATCGTAGAATTTGCCAATCAGCTACGTGATCGTGGCGTTGAGTTTGAAAAAGCGATCATTGATGCAGCTGCGCGACGTCTACGTCCAATCTTGATGACTGCGTTTACCACACTTGCTGGCGCAATTCCGTTGATAGTATCTACAGGGGCGGGTTATGAGAGCCGTATTGCCGTGGGTACGGTAATCTTTTTCGGGATGGGGTTTGCGACATTGGTGACCTTGTTTGTTATCCCGGCAATGTACCGATTGATTTCGGCGAAAACACAAGCACCAGGTCATGTAGAAGCAGAGTTAAACAAAGCAATTAGCCATGATACGAAGGGCCGTATAGCGCACCCTTAA
- a CDS encoding PLP-dependent cysteine synthase family protein, with product MCTDHNWINNAVRKIEADFQRSADTHLFKLELPSLDGIDIYLKDESTHPTGSLKHRLARSLFLYAICNGWIGPETTVIEASSGSTAVSEAYFARLLGLPFIAVMPKTTARKKIEQIEFYGGKAHLVERSDQIYDESRRLAQELNGHYMDQFTYAERATDWRGNNNIANSIFSQMELEDHPIPSWVVMSPGTGGTSATIGRFIRYQKYDTKLCVVDPENSVFYDAFQSGNHSLKGDTGSKIEGIGRPRVEPSFIAGVIDEMRKIPDAASVATAHWVSQLIGRKVGASTGTNLYGVLQLACEMKQRGEKGSIVTLLCDSGERYLDTYYDLTWVKENIGDIQPYLAQLEVIQAKGCVEPACCGSTNA from the coding sequence ATGTGTACTGACCACAACTGGATCAACAATGCAGTGCGTAAAATTGAAGCAGACTTTCAACGTTCTGCTGATACTCATTTATTTAAACTTGAACTGCCTTCTCTTGATGGTATCGATATCTACCTAAAAGATGAGAGCACGCATCCAACAGGCTCTCTTAAGCATCGATTGGCGCGCTCATTGTTTCTTTATGCTATTTGTAATGGATGGATTGGTCCTGAAACCACTGTAATCGAGGCGTCCTCAGGCAGCACTGCCGTTTCGGAAGCGTATTTTGCGCGTTTACTTGGCTTACCGTTCATTGCCGTCATGCCGAAAACCACTGCACGTAAAAAGATCGAACAAATTGAATTTTACGGTGGTAAAGCGCACCTTGTTGAACGATCAGATCAGATTTATGACGAGTCTCGACGCTTGGCTCAAGAACTAAATGGTCACTACATGGACCAGTTTACTTATGCTGAACGCGCTACTGACTGGCGCGGTAACAACAACATCGCGAACTCTATCTTTAGCCAAATGGAGTTAGAAGATCACCCGATTCCTAGCTGGGTAGTGATGAGTCCTGGAACAGGCGGCACATCAGCAACCATTGGCCGTTTTATTCGTTACCAAAAATACGACACTAAGCTTTGCGTGGTAGACCCTGAAAACTCAGTGTTTTACGATGCTTTCCAGTCAGGAAATCACTCATTGAAAGGCGATACTGGCAGCAAAATTGAAGGTATCGGGCGACCACGTGTCGAACCAAGTTTTATTGCTGGTGTCATTGATGAAATGCGCAAAATTCCAGACGCAGCCAGTGTGGCAACCGCCCATTGGGTATCTCAGCTGATTGGGCGTAAAGTCGGCGCATCAACAGGCACCAATCTTTACGGTGTGCTGCAATTGGCTTGTGAGATGAAACAACGCGGTGAGAAGGGTTCTATCGTGACGCTTCTATGTGATTCTGGAGAGCGTTACCTAGATACGTATTATGACTTAACATGGGTAAAAGAGAACATCGGCGATATTCAACCTTACTTAGCTCAACTCGAAGTCATTCAAGCAAAAGGTTGCGTTGAGCCAGCTTGTTGCGGCTCAACTAACGCTTAA
- a CDS encoding Lrp/AsnC family transcriptional regulator yields MSLDRVDKQLLALLQTDSTLSLNELAEQVNLTTTPCWKRLKRLEEEGYIEKRVALLSTEKLELSFIAFVQLKTIDHSEGWYHHFVTTVSDFPEVMEFYRMAGEYDYMMKVLVKDMKCFDEFYKRLVNSVKGLSNVTSTFAMESIKYTTELPILK; encoded by the coding sequence ATGAGTTTGGATCGGGTCGATAAACAGCTGCTTGCGTTGTTACAAACCGACAGCACCTTGTCATTAAATGAGTTAGCAGAGCAGGTAAATCTGACAACGACGCCATGTTGGAAGCGTTTGAAAAGGTTGGAAGAAGAGGGCTACATCGAAAAACGCGTGGCGTTGTTAAGTACAGAAAAGCTCGAGCTATCTTTCATTGCATTTGTTCAGTTAAAAACGATTGATCATTCCGAAGGTTGGTATCACCATTTTGTTACAACTGTGAGTGACTTTCCTGAGGTAATGGAGTTTTATCGTATGGCTGGCGAGTATGACTACATGATGAAAGTACTAGTCAAAGATATGAAGTGTTTTGACGAATTCTATAAGCGGTTAGTTAATAGCGTAAAAGGGCTATCTAATGTGACTTCAACATTTGCTATGGAGTCCATTAAATACACAACAGAGTTACCAATCCTAAAATAA
- a CDS encoding DNA base-flipping protein, protein MDQFLAQIFAVIHQIPKGKVSTYGEIAKMAGYPGYARHVGKALGNLPEGSKLPWFRVVNSQGKISLKGRDLERQKKKLEAEGIEVSEVGKTSLKKYKWQP, encoded by the coding sequence ATGGACCAATTTTTAGCGCAAATCTTTGCTGTAATTCACCAAATTCCAAAAGGAAAAGTCTCCACCTATGGGGAAATTGCAAAAATGGCCGGTTATCCGGGCTATGCGAGACATGTTGGTAAAGCACTGGGTAACCTACCAGAAGGCAGCAAACTCCCCTGGTTTAGAGTGGTAAATAGCCAAGGAAAAATATCTTTAAAAGGCAGAGACTTAGAGCGACAAAAAAAGAAATTAGAAGCAGAAGGGATTGAAGTATCGGAAGTTGGCAAAACTTCACTTAAAAAATACAAATGGCAGCCTTAA